The following are from one region of the Nicotiana tomentosiformis chromosome 7, ASM39032v3, whole genome shotgun sequence genome:
- the LOC138896223 gene encoding uncharacterized protein, whose amino-acid sequence MSRFWEVDLIWSGVMLPKQRVLLLLANQQKLLTKERLLKLHIPIANDTWCCLCDIGVLETHQHLFADCSWVSSLKGALTSWSGIPFETLQWIRRRHWRQFRKEVAVAIIGAMVYHTWQGRNWKIFREVSFNTDFCIGQIQKELKQRINMRAESRRARKCQVLVSRFL is encoded by the coding sequence ATGTCAAGATTTTGGGAGGTGGACTTGATCTGGAGTGGTGTTATGTTACCCAAGCAGAGAGTTCTGTTGTTGTTAGCCAACCAACAAAAGCTGCTAACCAAGGAAAGATTACTGAAGCTGCATATTCCTATTGCTAATGACACATGGTGTTGTTTGTGTGATATAGGTGTCCTAGAGACTCACCAACACTTGTTTGCAGATTGTAGCTGGGTAAGTTCTTTGAAGGGGGCATTAACAAGTTGGTCAGGTATTCCCTTTGAGACCTTGCAGTGGATTAGACGAAGGCATTGGAGGCAATTTAGAAAGGAAGTAGCAGTAGCTATTATTGGTGCTATGGTTTATCACACATGGCAAGGTAGGAACTGGAAGATTTTCAGAGAAGTTAGCTTTAACACTGATTTTTGTATTGGTCAAATTCAAAAAGAACTCAAACAGAGGATTAACATGCGTGCAGAGTCGAGGAGAGCAAGGAAATGTCAAGTTTTGGTTAGCAGATTTTTGTAA